The Pyrus communis chromosome 9, drPyrComm1.1, whole genome shotgun sequence genome has a segment encoding these proteins:
- the LOC137744459 gene encoding putative pentatricopeptide repeat-containing protein At1g56570 — translation MLVMLQGCCGIESAICGSQFHGYVIKNGLLCDASVQNSIFRMYAKLRTVDEVEDFFSELARRDVGKVASGIETLTLVISAATKHGILSQGESLNCLAIKRGLRDHVLQMSLLDLYAKRGQLGNSDWLFRAIPCGNSITWGAMMFGFIQNGWFSEAVGLFCEMQDSGPEPRAEILRSLVDTFPNLGALKLGNKFMATS, via the exons ATGTTGGTGATGTTGCAAGGGTGTTGTGGCATTGAAAGTGCAATATGTGGAAGTCAATTTCATGGTTACGTGATTAAGAACGGTTTACTGTGTGATGCATCTGTGCAGAACTCAATCTTCAGAATGTATGCTAAATTACGCACGGTCGACGAAGTTGAAGACTTTTTCAGCGAACTTGCTAGAAGGGATGTT GGCAAGGTGGCGTCGGGAATTGAGACATTAACTTTGGTCATATCAGCAGCGACCAAACATGGTATTCTTTCCCAAGGTGAAAGCTTGAATTGTTTGGCGATAAAGCGTGGGTTACGTGATCATGTTCTGCAGATGTCTTTGTTGGACCTCTATGCCAAGCGTGGACAATTAGGAAACTCAGATTGGCTGTTCAGAGCAATCCCTTGCGGGAACAGCATTACTTGGGGTGCAATGATGTTTGGCTTCATTCAAAATGGTTGGTTTAGTGAAGCTGTTGGACTGTTTTGCGAAATGCAAGATTCAGGTCCGGAACCAAGGGCTGAGATACTAAGAAGCCTTGTTGATACATTTCCAAACCTGGGTGCTTTGAAGTTGGGAAACAAATTCATGGCTACATCATAA
- the LOC137745276 gene encoding nuclear intron maturase 3, mitochondrial yields MLINLRRRITILPFHTNPSPSIPLNLISTSKQIPRSDSTNPLSESQLKSIVLSQYSHGKFTNLLQNVVALPALLLTACQNLTTPKIQNGNGLSPSLLDSVSKRFSIHEMGRQLCENRFDVGACSVAVAAQRNRGESLVLPNLKLKVLIEAIRMVLGIVYDERFVTFSYGGRVNMGRHTAIRYLKNSVENPSWWFSVGFNREKFDQRNVNKLCLFMQEKIDDEILIDVIKKLFECGAVRIELGSCCFGRGFPQESGLSSILMNIYFNGFDKEIQEMRLKKNQEHPKFDSTEFVSKHDVFFKPVKIYAVRYLDEILIITSGSKVLTMDLKNWVVKYLEGTLELKVDGLKTAIHSAVSEKIDFMGMELQAVPPSVLNPPMSEKAIRARKKYLRQKEVRALELRNARERNRKKLGLKIMSHVYKKLKRSSGFKSEHLIENEVMEIFRTWGGETVQEFLGSLEERWEWYHSLLAGDFLSLRHIRDQLPQELVDAYDNFQGQVHKHLNPVKARRALEEKERRAKEEEEQKYAKATVEDLAKLCVKADAPIELIRKMVRLIGFTNHMGRPQPINLLTALEDADIIKWYAGIGRRWLEFYCCCHNFKMVKTVVTYHMRFSCILTLAEKHESTKREAMKHYTKDLKVFDLDGNEEVHFPTERDVKMMGDKNLSDPKPVDGALSLALIRLASDEPPYSCVAHFCDRTDTIVYRVRLLQNHLNVNPMDEKKWVPGMGAINESLNLKCFPVCPDHIHDLYMGRITFQDIDCTSFVEVD; encoded by the coding sequence ATGCTCATAAACCTCAGAAGAAGAATAACCATTCTTCCATTTCACACAAATCCTTCACCCTCCATTCCTCTTAATCTCATCTCAACTTCCAAGCAAATCCCACGCTCAGACTCTACAAATCCCCTATCAGaatcccaactcaaatctatAGTTCTAAGCCAATACAGCCATGGCAAATTCACAAACCTCCTCCAAAACGTCGTCGCTTTGCCCGCTCTTCTCCTCACCGCCTGCCAAAACCTCACTACCCCAAAAATCCAGAACGGCAACGGCCTCAGCCCCTCCCTTCTCGATTCGGTTTCGAAGCGGTTCTCAATCCACGAAATGGGTCGGCAGCTGTGCGAGAATCGGTTTGATGTCGGAGCTTGCAGCGTTGCGGTGGCGGCCCAGAGAAACAGAGGTGAGTCTTTGGTGTTGCCTAACTTGAAATTGAAGGTTTTGATTGAAGCTATTAGGATGGTATTGGGAATTGTTTATGATGAACGTTTTGTGACATTTTCTTATGGTGGTCGTGTTAATATGGGACGGCATACTGCCATTAGGTACCTTAAGAACTCTGTAGAAAACCCCAGTTGGTGGTTTAGTGTTGGATTTAACCGCGAAAAGTTTGATCAACGAAATGTGAATAAGTTGTGCTTATTTATGCAAGAGAAGATAGATGATGAGATTTTGATTGATGTTATAAAGAAGTTGTTTGAATGCGGCGCAGTGAGAATTGAATTGGGTAGTTGTTGCTTTGGAAGAGGGTTTCCTCAGGAAAGCGGGTTGAGTTCGATTTTGATGAATATCTACTTTAATGGGTTTGATAAAGAAATTCAAGAAATGCGTCTGAAGAAGAATCAAGAACATCCGAAATTTGATTCGACTGAATTTGTTTCGAAGCATGATGTGTTTTTTAAGCCAGTGAAGATATATGCGGTTAGATACTTGGATGAGATATTAATAATAACCTCTGGATCTAAGGTGTTGACTATGGATTTGAAGAACTGGGTTGTGAAGTACTTAGAGGGAACACTGGAATTGAAGGTGGATGGGCTAAAAACAGCTATTCATAGCGCAGTTTCTGAGAAGATTGATTTTATGGGGATGGAATTACAGGCAGTTCCGCCTTCGGTTTTGAATCCCCCCATGTCAGAAAAGGCCATCAGAGCACGAAAAAAGTACCTAAGACAGAAGGAAGTCAGAGCTCTGGAATTGAGAAATGCTAGAGAGAGGAACAGGAAGAAATTGGGATTGAAAATAATGAGTCATGTTTATAAGAAGTTGAAGAGAAGTAGTGGGTTTAAATCTGAACATCTAATTGAGAATGAAGTCATGGAAATCTTCAGAACCTGGGGTGGCGAGACAGTGCAAGAGTTTCTTGGGTCGTTGGAGGAGCGTTGGGAATGGTACCATAGTTTATTAGCAGGTGATTTTCTCTCTTTGAGGCACATTAGAGATCAACTGCCTCAAGAGCTTGTTGATGCTTATGATAACTTCCAAGGGCAAGTACACAAGCATTTGAACCCAGTCAAAGCTAGAAGGGCAttggaggaaaaagaaaggagggcaaaagaagaagaggaacagAAATATGCTAAGGCCACAGTCGAGGATTTGGCAAAGCTCTGTGTGAAAGCCGATGCACCGATAGAACTTATTAGGAAGATGGTTAGGTTGATTGGGTTTACAAATCATATGGGTCGTCCCCAACCAATTAATTTACTAACTGCACTGGAAGATGCTGATATCATTAAGTGGTATGCGGGTATAGGGAGAAGATGGCTGGAATTTTACTGCTGCTGCCATAACTTCAAGATGGTCAAAACTGTTGTGACTTATCACATGAGGTTCTCTTGCATATTGACTCTAGCGGAAAAGCACGAATCCACCAAACGGGAAGCCATGAAACATTATACTAAAGATTTGAAAGTCTTTGATTTAGATGGAAATGAAGAAGTACACTTTCCCACAGAAAGGGATGTGAAAATGATGGGAGATAAAAATCTCTCTGATCCAAAACCTGTGGATGGGGCGTTATCTTTGGCTTTGATTAGATTAGCTTCTGATGAGCCTCCGTATTCATGTGTCGCTCATTTCTGCGACAGAACTGATACCATTGTTTATCGGGTACGACTACTGCAAAATCACTTGAATGTGAACCCCATGGATGAAAAGAAATGGGTCCCTGGTATGGGTGCAATTAACGAAAGCCTCAACTTGAAATGTTTTCCGGTTTGTCCTGATCATATACATGATTTATACATGGGGAGAATCACCTTTCAGGACATTGATTGTACTTCATTTGTGGAGGTAGACTGA